The Streptomyces sp. P9-A4 genome contains a region encoding:
- a CDS encoding PadR family transcriptional regulator: MRSHGHEYGSGHGAGRGGCGPGARGDFEGRRAAFGPFGPGFGGGPFGGGRGRGGGRGRARRGDVRASILALLKDRPMHGYEMIREIGERSDGAWKPSPGSVYPTLQMLEDEGLIVSASEGGKKLFTLTDTGRTEAEAGPEAPWEEAGRGVDWEAVNEIRQAGFGLMEAFGQVWKTGSAEQRQKAVGVINEARKKLYLILADED; encoded by the coding sequence ATGCGTTCACATGGGCACGAGTACGGAAGCGGACACGGAGCCGGGCGTGGAGGCTGTGGCCCCGGGGCTCGTGGGGACTTCGAAGGGCGGCGGGCCGCGTTCGGGCCGTTCGGGCCGGGATTCGGCGGCGGGCCCTTCGGGGGCGGGCGCGGTCGTGGTGGTGGCCGGGGGCGGGCCAGGCGCGGTGATGTGCGGGCCTCGATCCTGGCCCTCCTGAAGGACCGCCCCATGCACGGATACGAGATGATCCGGGAGATCGGCGAGCGCAGCGACGGGGCCTGGAAGCCCAGTCCCGGCTCGGTCTACCCGACCCTCCAGATGCTGGAGGACGAGGGGCTGATCGTCAGCGCGAGCGAGGGCGGCAAGAAGCTGTTCACGCTCACCGACACCGGGCGTACCGAGGCCGAGGCCGGCCCCGAGGCGCCGTGGGAAGAGGCCGGGCGCGGGGTCGACTGGGAGGCCGTGAACGAGATCCGGCAGGCCGGCTTCGGTCTGATGGAGGCGTTCGGGCAGGTCTGGAAGACCGGCAGCGCCGAGCAGCGGCAGAAGGCGGTCGGCGTGATCAATGAGGCCCGCAAGAAGCTGTACCTGATCCTGGCCGACGAGGACTGA
- a CDS encoding PhzF family phenazine biosynthesis protein, which translates to MRIRIVDAFTDRPFSGNPAGVLLLDSFPDDDWLQKVAAEVNLSETAFAHPLPAGEDGGAADWALRWFTPTTEVDMCGHATLATAHVLHSTGTATGTVRFAARCGILSAIAEADGTITMDFPTSSLTAVPVPDGLEKALGAEVVAVHDTAAHIGDLLVELRDESTVRALRPDFAALKGLSSRGVIATAAAEDPAGGHDFVSRGFFPAVGIDEDPVTGSAHTALAPYWSARFGRDDLVGFQGGARTGIVRTRLRGDRTLLNGHAVTVMEGDLYA; encoded by the coding sequence ATGCGCATCCGAATCGTCGACGCCTTCACGGACCGGCCCTTCTCCGGGAACCCGGCCGGCGTCCTCCTCCTGGACTCCTTCCCCGACGACGACTGGCTCCAGAAGGTCGCCGCCGAGGTCAACCTCTCCGAGACGGCCTTCGCCCACCCCCTGCCCGCCGGGGAGGACGGCGGCGCGGCGGACTGGGCCCTGCGCTGGTTCACCCCGACCACCGAGGTCGACATGTGCGGCCACGCCACCCTGGCGACCGCCCACGTCCTGCACTCCACCGGCACGGCGACCGGCACTGTCCGCTTCGCGGCGCGCTGCGGCATCCTCAGCGCCATCGCCGAGGCCGACGGCACCATCACCATGGACTTCCCGACCTCGTCTCTCACCGCCGTCCCGGTCCCCGACGGCCTGGAGAAGGCGCTCGGCGCCGAGGTCGTCGCGGTCCACGACACCGCCGCCCACATCGGGGACCTCCTCGTCGAGCTGCGCGACGAGTCCACCGTGCGCGCGCTCCGGCCCGACTTCGCCGCTTTGAAGGGGCTCTCCTCGCGCGGCGTCATCGCGACCGCCGCCGCCGAGGACCCCGCCGGCGGCCATGACTTCGTCTCCCGCGGCTTCTTCCCCGCCGTCGGCATCGACGAGGACCCGGTGACCGGCAGCGCCCACACCGCGCTCGCCCCCTACTGGTCGGCCCGCTTCGGCCGCGACGACCTCGTCGGCTTCCAGGGCGGCGCCCGTACCGGCATCGTCCGCACCCGCCTGCGCGGCGACCGCACCCTCCTCAACGGCCACGCGGTCACGGTCATGGAGGGCGACCTGTACGCCTAG
- a CDS encoding CPBP family intramembrane glutamic endopeptidase — MSEQRVSDASLPPDGLSRRVLRSETFIVLALSLGASGVSSLISFIGSLTRTGALKEQAATLNGSYAPGRPWLDLSWQLFGIATALVPVLLVAHLLMREGSGLRAIGFDRTRPWPDLGRGALVAAGIGSAGLAFYLAARATGFNLTVVPESLPDVWWKYPVLILSAVQNSVLEEVVVVGYLLRRLGQLGWTPMAALVASSVLRGSYHLYQGIGGFVGNVVMGAVFVLLYRRWGRVGPLVVAHALLDIVAFVGYGLLAGRVDWLPTV, encoded by the coding sequence GTGTCGGAGCAACGAGTCAGTGACGCTTCCCTGCCCCCCGACGGTCTGTCGCGCCGGGTGCTGCGCTCCGAGACGTTCATCGTCCTGGCGCTCTCCCTCGGGGCGAGCGGGGTCTCGTCCCTCATCAGCTTCATCGGCTCGCTCACCAGGACCGGGGCGCTGAAGGAGCAGGCGGCGACGCTCAACGGCTCGTACGCGCCCGGCCGGCCGTGGCTCGACCTGTCCTGGCAGCTCTTCGGCATCGCCACGGCCCTCGTCCCCGTGCTCCTCGTCGCCCACCTGCTGATGCGCGAGGGCTCCGGACTGCGGGCCATCGGCTTCGACCGGACCCGGCCGTGGCCGGACCTCGGGCGGGGGGCGCTGGTCGCCGCGGGCATCGGGAGCGCGGGACTCGCCTTCTACCTGGCGGCCAGGGCGACCGGCTTCAACCTGACGGTGGTTCCCGAGTCGCTGCCGGACGTGTGGTGGAAGTACCCGGTGCTGATCCTCTCGGCGGTGCAGAACTCCGTCCTGGAGGAGGTCGTCGTCGTCGGCTATCTGCTCCGCAGGCTGGGGCAGTTGGGGTGGACGCCGATGGCCGCGCTGGTGGCGAGTTCGGTGCTGCGCGGCTCCTACCACCTGTACCAGGGGATCGGCGGCTTCGTCGGCAACGTCGTGATGGGTGCGGTCTTCGTCCTGCTGTACCGGCGCTGGGGCCGGGTCGGACCGCTGGTGGTGGCGCACGCGCTGCTCGACATCGTGGCCTTCGTCGGGTACGGGCTGCTCGCGGGCCGGGTGGACTGGCTGCCCACGGTCTGA
- a CDS encoding glutamate--cysteine ligase, giving the protein MGEKVVADGFGPSDRQHYRRKLQQCLAGLARLLAEKRFDRPRNLMGVEIELNLAGADGLPRMLNGPVLEKIASPDFQTELGMFNLEVNIAPHQLGGRVFDRLAEEIGTGIGYADRKAAELDAGVVMIGILPTLTQDDLVLENLSAADRYALLNDQILAARGEDFTLDIHGVERLLCTSESIVPEAACTSVQLHLQVTPARFASVWNAAQAVSGVQIALGANAPFVFGREVWRESRPPLFQQATDTRPPELQSQGVRPRTWFGERWVDSVYDLFEENVRYFPALLPICDEEDPLLVLDRGEVPRLQELVLHNGTVYRWNRPVYGWVDGVPHLRVENRVLPAGPTVTDVIANAAFYYGLVRSLADDPRPVWKRLAFEDAEANFDAACRHGIEAELRWPRAGRAGGVATLPAVRLVLDELLPLAAAGLDAWHIEPADRDFYLGVIEQRCLRRVNGASWQADTFHQAVESGLDRAAALAATTRRYRTLMRAGEPVHTWPVGID; this is encoded by the coding sequence ATGGGCGAGAAGGTCGTGGCCGACGGGTTCGGCCCGTCCGACCGGCAGCACTACCGGAGAAAGCTCCAGCAGTGCCTCGCGGGACTCGCGAGGCTCCTCGCGGAGAAGAGGTTCGACCGGCCGCGCAATCTCATGGGCGTGGAGATCGAACTCAATCTCGCGGGGGCGGACGGACTGCCCCGCATGCTGAACGGGCCGGTTCTGGAAAAGATCGCGAGCCCCGATTTCCAGACGGAACTCGGAATGTTCAACCTCGAAGTGAACATCGCGCCCCACCAGCTCGGCGGACGTGTATTCGACCGGCTCGCCGAGGAGATCGGAACCGGAATCGGATACGCCGACCGCAAGGCGGCCGAACTCGACGCGGGCGTCGTCATGATCGGCATACTGCCCACGCTCACCCAGGACGACCTGGTCCTGGAGAACCTGTCGGCCGCCGACCGCTACGCGCTCCTCAACGACCAGATCCTCGCCGCCCGGGGCGAGGACTTCACCCTCGACATCCACGGCGTCGAACGGCTGCTCTGCACCTCGGAGTCGATCGTTCCCGAAGCCGCCTGCACCTCGGTGCAGCTCCATCTCCAGGTGACGCCCGCCCGGTTCGCCTCCGTGTGGAACGCGGCGCAGGCCGTCTCGGGCGTACAGATCGCGCTGGGCGCCAACGCGCCCTTCGTCTTCGGGCGCGAGGTGTGGCGGGAGTCCCGGCCGCCGCTGTTCCAGCAGGCCACCGACACCCGGCCGCCCGAGCTGCAGTCCCAGGGCGTCCGGCCGCGCACCTGGTTCGGGGAGCGGTGGGTGGACTCGGTGTACGACCTCTTCGAGGAGAACGTGCGCTACTTCCCCGCGCTGCTGCCCATCTGCGACGAGGAGGACCCGCTGCTCGTCCTGGACCGGGGCGAGGTGCCGCGCCTCCAGGAACTCGTCCTGCACAACGGCACGGTCTACCGCTGGAACAGGCCCGTGTACGGCTGGGTCGACGGGGTCCCGCACCTGCGCGTCGAGAACCGGGTGCTGCCCGCGGGGCCGACCGTCACCGATGTCATCGCCAACGCGGCCTTCTACTACGGGCTGGTGCGCTCGCTCGCCGACGACCCGCGGCCGGTCTGGAAGCGGCTGGCCTTCGAGGACGCCGAGGCCAACTTCGACGCGGCCTGCCGCCACGGCATCGAGGCGGAGCTGCGGTGGCCCCGGGCCGGCCGCGCCGGGGGCGTCGCGACCCTGCCTGCGGTACGGCTGGTCCTCGACGAACTGCTGCCGCTCGCCGCGGCGGGGCTCGACGCCTGGCACATCGAGCCCGCCGACCGGGACTTCTACCTCGGGGTGATCGAACAGCGCTGTCTGCGGCGGGTGAACGGTGCCTCCTGGCAGGCCGACACCTTCCACCAGGCTGTGGAGTCGGGCCTCGACCGCGCGGCGGCGCTCGCGGCGACCACCCGCCGCTACCGCACGCTGATGCGGGCCGGGGAGCCGGTGCACACCTGGCCGGTGGGGATCGACTGA
- a CDS encoding DUF5999 family protein — MCQHQPACPTADSADREAARPTAHHPEQGWSLLCNGVLLFEDTGELLPDGQIIAPHRPLMTGRVTTAA, encoded by the coding sequence ATGTGCCAGCACCAGCCCGCCTGTCCCACCGCCGACTCCGCCGACCGGGAGGCCGCCCGACCGACGGCACACCACCCGGAGCAGGGCTGGAGCCTGCTGTGCAACGGCGTCCTGCTCTTCGAGGACACCGGTGAACTGCTGCCGGACGGGCAGATCATCGCCCCGCACCGGCCGCTGATGACGGGCCGGGTGACGACGGCCGCCTGA
- the gcvP gene encoding aminomethyl-transferring glycine dehydrogenase, which yields MTANRTPLSELEQGIPFEQRHIGPDAEARAKMLAQVGYGSLDELTAAAVPDVIKNTEALGLPSARTEAEVLAELRDLADRNQVLAPMIGLGYYGTFTPPVILRNVMENPAWYTAYTPYQPEISQGRLEALLNFQTVVADLTGLPTSGASLLDEGTAAAEAMSLARRVGKVKNGVFLVDADALPQTIAVIETRAEPTGVEVVVADLSAGIPAEIAERGVFGVLLQYPGASGAVRDIKPLIDAAHELGAIVTVAADLLALTLLTSPGELGADIAVGTTQRFGVPMGFGGPHAGYMAVQDKHARSLPGRLVGVSVDADGNRAYRLALQTREQHIRREKATSNICTAQVLLAVMAGMYAVYHGPEGLRGIARRTHRYAAILAAGLTAGGVELTQGAFFDTLTARVPGKADEVVAAAREAGVNLYRVDADHVSMSCDETTGRAQLTAVWGAFGVTADIEALDATAEETLPAGLLRSDAFLTHPVFHAHRSETSMLRYLRKLADRDYALDRGMIPLGSCTMKLNATTEMEAVTWPEFGQMHPFAPVEQAQGYVTLITELEERLAEVTGYDKVSIQPNAGSQGELAGLLAVRAYHRSNGDEQRTVCLIPSSAHGTNAASAVMAGMKVVVVKTADDGEVDVEDLRAKIAQYRDELSVLMITYPSTHGVFEEHVADICAEVHEAGGQVYVDGANLNALVGLAKPGHFGGDVSHLNLHKTFCIPHGGGGPGVGPVGVRAHLAPFLPNHPLQPTAGPETGVGPISAAPWGSAGILPISWSYVRLMGGEGLKRATQVAVLAANYIAKRLEPHFPVLYTGPAGLVAHECIVDLRPLSKATGVTVDDIAKRLIDYGFHAPTMSFPVAGTLMIEPTESEDLTEIDRFCDTMIAIRGEIEKVASGQWPGDDNPLHNAPHTAAALGGEWNHAYTRDEAVFPAGVSAADKYWPPVRRIDGAFGDRNLVCSCPPLDEYDN from the coding sequence ATGACCGCCAACCGCACTCCGCTCTCCGAGCTCGAACAGGGCATCCCGTTCGAGCAGCGGCACATCGGGCCCGACGCCGAGGCGCGCGCCAAGATGCTCGCCCAGGTCGGTTACGGCTCCCTCGACGAGCTCACGGCCGCCGCCGTGCCGGACGTCATCAAGAACACCGAGGCGCTCGGCCTGCCGTCCGCGCGCACGGAGGCCGAGGTCCTCGCCGAGCTGCGTGACCTCGCCGACCGCAACCAGGTGCTCGCGCCCATGATCGGCCTCGGCTACTACGGCACCTTCACCCCGCCGGTGATCCTGCGGAACGTGATGGAGAACCCGGCCTGGTACACCGCGTACACGCCGTACCAGCCGGAGATCTCCCAGGGCCGCCTGGAGGCCCTGCTGAACTTCCAGACCGTCGTCGCCGACCTGACCGGGCTGCCCACCTCCGGCGCCTCGCTGCTCGACGAGGGCACCGCCGCCGCCGAGGCCATGTCCCTCGCCCGGCGCGTCGGCAAGGTCAAGAACGGTGTCTTCCTGGTCGACGCCGACGCCCTGCCGCAGACGATCGCCGTCATCGAGACCCGCGCCGAGCCGACCGGTGTCGAGGTCGTCGTCGCCGACCTCTCGGCGGGCATCCCGGCCGAGATCGCCGAGCGCGGTGTGTTCGGTGTGCTCCTCCAGTACCCGGGTGCCTCCGGCGCCGTCCGCGACATCAAGCCGCTGATCGACGCCGCCCACGAGCTCGGCGCGATCGTCACCGTCGCCGCCGACCTGCTCGCGCTGACCCTGCTCACCTCGCCCGGCGAGCTGGGCGCGGACATCGCCGTCGGCACCACCCAGCGCTTCGGCGTCCCGATGGGCTTCGGCGGTCCGCACGCCGGCTACATGGCCGTCCAGGACAAGCACGCCCGCTCGCTGCCCGGCCGTCTCGTGGGCGTCTCCGTCGACGCCGACGGGAACCGCGCGTACCGCCTGGCCCTCCAGACCCGCGAGCAGCACATCCGCCGCGAGAAGGCCACCAGCAACATCTGTACCGCTCAGGTGCTGCTCGCCGTCATGGCCGGCATGTACGCCGTCTACCACGGCCCCGAGGGCCTCCGGGGCATCGCGCGCCGCACCCACCGCTACGCCGCGATCCTGGCCGCCGGCCTGACCGCCGGTGGCGTGGAGCTCACCCAGGGCGCCTTCTTCGACACCCTCACCGCCCGCGTGCCCGGCAAGGCCGACGAGGTCGTCGCCGCCGCCCGCGAGGCCGGTGTGAACCTCTACCGCGTCGACGCCGACCACGTGTCGATGTCCTGCGACGAGACCACCGGCCGCGCCCAGCTCACCGCCGTCTGGGGCGCCTTCGGTGTCACGGCCGACATCGAGGCGCTGGACGCCACCGCCGAGGAGACGCTGCCCGCCGGGCTGCTGCGCTCCGACGCGTTCCTGACCCACCCGGTCTTCCACGCGCACCGCTCCGAGACCTCGATGCTGCGCTACCTGCGCAAGCTCGCGGACCGCGACTACGCGCTCGACCGCGGCATGATCCCGCTCGGCTCCTGCACGATGAAGCTGAACGCGACGACCGAGATGGAGGCGGTGACCTGGCCCGAGTTCGGTCAGATGCACCCGTTCGCCCCGGTCGAGCAGGCGCAGGGCTACGTCACGCTCATCACCGAGCTCGAGGAGCGCCTCGCCGAGGTCACCGGCTACGACAAGGTGTCGATCCAGCCGAACGCCGGTTCGCAGGGCGAGCTGGCCGGTCTGCTGGCCGTCCGTGCCTACCACCGCTCCAACGGTGACGAGCAGCGCACCGTCTGCCTCATCCCGTCCTCCGCGCACGGCACCAACGCCGCCTCCGCGGTCATGGCCGGCATGAAGGTCGTCGTCGTGAAGACCGCCGACGACGGCGAGGTCGACGTCGAGGACCTGCGCGCCAAGATCGCCCAGTACCGCGACGAGCTGTCCGTGCTGATGATCACCTACCCGTCGACGCACGGCGTCTTCGAGGAGCACGTCGCCGACATCTGCGCCGAGGTCCACGAGGCCGGCGGTCAGGTGTACGTCGACGGCGCCAACCTCAACGCGCTGGTCGGTCTGGCCAAGCCGGGCCACTTCGGCGGCGACGTCTCGCACCTGAACCTGCACAAGACCTTCTGCATCCCGCACGGCGGTGGCGGTCCGGGCGTCGGCCCGGTCGGCGTCCGCGCGCACCTCGCGCCGTTCCTGCCGAACCACCCGCTCCAGCCCACCGCGGGCCCGGAGACCGGTGTGGGCCCGATCTCGGCCGCCCCGTGGGGCTCCGCGGGCATCCTGCCGATCTCGTGGTCGTACGTGCGACTGATGGGCGGCGAGGGCCTCAAGCGCGCCACCCAGGTCGCCGTGCTCGCGGCGAACTACATCGCCAAGCGCCTGGAGCCGCACTTCCCGGTGCTCTACACCGGTCCGGCCGGTCTGGTCGCGCACGAGTGCATCGTGGACCTGCGCCCGCTGTCCAAGGCGACGGGCGTCACGGTCGACGACATCGCCAAGCGCCTCATCGACTACGGCTTCCACGCGCCGACGATGTCGTTCCCGGTGGCCGGCACGCTGATGATCGAGCCGACCGAGTCCGAGGACCTGACCGAGATCGACCGCTTCTGCGACACGATGATCGCGATCCGGGGCGAGATCGAGAAGGTCGCCTCGGGCCAGTGGCCCGGGGACGACAACCCGCTGCACAACGCCCCGCACACCGCGGCGGCGCTGGGCGGCGAGTGGAACCACGCGTACACCCGTGACGAGGCCGTCTTCCCGGCCGGCGTCTCGGCCGCCGACAAGTACTGGCCGCCGGTGCGCCGTATCGACGGTGCCTTCGGCGACCGGAACCTGGTCTGCTCCTGCCCGCCGCTGGACGAGTACGACAACTGA
- a CDS encoding PRC-barrel domain-containing protein produces the protein MQTDIDPRSLIGRKAFDRKGHKIGTVDEVYLDDATGIPEWAAVRTGLFSRDAFVPLEPSELAGDGLHVPYERALIKDAPDFGVGRHLSPEQELQLYRHYSMALPPPPTDTPDTDFGRLAGQDGT, from the coding sequence GTGCAGACCGACATCGATCCGCGCAGCCTGATCGGCCGCAAGGCGTTCGACCGGAAGGGACACAAGATCGGAACCGTGGACGAGGTGTACCTGGACGACGCGACCGGCATCCCGGAATGGGCCGCGGTCCGCACCGGCCTGTTCAGCCGGGACGCCTTCGTCCCGCTGGAGCCGAGCGAGCTGGCCGGTGACGGCCTCCACGTCCCCTACGAACGCGCCCTCATCAAGGACGCGCCCGACTTCGGCGTGGGCCGCCACCTCTCCCCGGAACAGGAACTCCAGCTCTACCGCCACTACAGCATGGCCCTCCCGCCGCCCCCCACGGACACCCCGGACACGGACTTCGGCCGCCTGGCGGGCCAGGACGGCACCTGA
- a CDS encoding DNA polymerase IV, with translation MRAAPTILHLDMDAFFAAAEQAAKPSLRGKPVVVGGLGPRGVVATASYEARRFGVHSAMPMGQARRLAPNAAYLVPRFAFYRSISEQVMELLGRLSPLVEPLSLDEAFVDLEAGGVADDGASARAAGERLRVDILATTGLTGSVGLAGSKMIAKIASEEAKPDGLVLIEPGTERELLGPRSVRILPGVGPATGEHLRRAGMTTVTDLAEAGEDELVRLLGRAHGASLYRMAQGHDDRPVVAERDAKSVSVEDTFDVDLHDRVRIRVEVERLAERCVGRLRASGHSGRTIVLKVRRYDFSTLTRSETLRGPTDDPGVVREAVGRLLEGVDTTGGVRLLGVGVSGLADYTQEDLFAQAEARGAAEARVEGEAGGGAEAGDRVAEGAAEDAVSAPAGAGAVTGGKAGSGGAEGAVERHWSPGHDVRHAVYGAGWVQGSGVGRVTVRFEEPWSGPGRVRTFSVDDPELEPSEPLPLVRRDVGA, from the coding sequence GTGAGAGCCGCGCCGACGATCCTGCATCTCGACATGGATGCGTTCTTCGCCGCCGCCGAGCAGGCGGCGAAGCCCAGCCTGCGCGGAAAACCCGTGGTCGTCGGAGGCCTCGGGCCGCGCGGGGTGGTCGCCACCGCCTCGTACGAGGCACGCCGCTTCGGCGTGCACTCGGCCATGCCGATGGGCCAGGCCCGGCGGCTCGCACCGAACGCCGCCTACCTCGTGCCCCGCTTCGCCTTCTACCGGTCGATCAGCGAGCAGGTCATGGAACTGCTCGGCCGGCTCTCCCCGCTCGTCGAGCCGCTCAGCCTCGACGAGGCCTTCGTCGACCTTGAGGCCGGGGGCGTGGCCGACGACGGCGCGAGCGCGCGGGCGGCCGGGGAGCGGCTGCGGGTCGACATCCTGGCGACGACGGGACTCACCGGTTCCGTGGGGCTCGCCGGTTCCAAGATGATCGCGAAGATCGCCTCCGAGGAGGCCAAGCCCGACGGGCTCGTCCTGATCGAGCCCGGCACCGAGCGCGAGCTGCTCGGCCCTCGGTCGGTGCGGATCCTGCCCGGGGTGGGGCCGGCCACCGGGGAGCATCTGCGGCGGGCCGGGATGACCACCGTGACCGACCTCGCGGAGGCGGGCGAGGACGAGCTCGTACGGCTGCTGGGGCGGGCGCACGGGGCCTCGCTGTACAGGATGGCCCAGGGGCACGACGACCGGCCCGTGGTGGCCGAGCGGGACGCCAAGTCGGTGTCCGTCGAGGACACCTTCGACGTCGACCTGCACGACCGGGTACGCATCCGGGTCGAGGTCGAGCGGCTCGCCGAGCGCTGCGTCGGGCGGCTGCGGGCCTCGGGGCACTCCGGGCGGACCATCGTCCTGAAGGTGCGGCGCTACGACTTCTCCACGCTGACCCGGTCCGAGACGCTCCGGGGGCCCACTGACGACCCGGGGGTGGTGCGGGAGGCGGTGGGGCGGCTGCTGGAGGGCGTGGACACGACCGGGGGCGTGCGGCTGCTCGGAGTGGGGGTGAGCGGGCTCGCGGACTACACGCAGGAGGATCTGTTCGCTCAGGCGGAGGCGCGGGGCGCGGCCGAAGCCCGCGTGGAGGGGGAGGCGGGGGGTGGCGCCGAAGCCGGTGACCGCGTGGCGGAGGGGGCCGCGGAGGATGCCGTGTCGGCGCCCGCCGGCGCAGGGGCCGTGACGGGCGGGAAGGCGGGCTCCGGAGGGGCCGAGGGGGCCGTGGAGCGGCACTGGTCGCCCGGCCATGACGTACGGCACGCGGTGTACGGGGCCGGGTGGGTCCAGGGGAGCGGGGTCGGGCGGGTCACGGTGCGGTTCGAGGAGCCGTGGTCCGGGCCGGGGCGGGTGCGGACGTTCTCCGTGGACGACCCGGAGCTGGAGCCGTCGGAGCCGTTGCCGCTGGTGCGTCGTGACGTGGGGGCGTGA
- the bldO gene encoding whiB transcriptional repressor BldO — protein MSSADGTAGSSLGRVSGESGPYPLHGSVGDFGTEAGAGTGPGEAGEVVGYRGPTACAAAGITYRQLDYWARTGLVEPSVRPAYGSGTQRLYSFRDVVVLKIVKRFLDTGVALQNIRAAVQHLRARGFRDLERMTLMSDGATVYECSSPDEVVSLLQGGQGVFGIAVGVVWRDVEAALSQLHGERVDTGETLVGNNPGDELARRRRDKAV, from the coding sequence ATGAGCAGCGCGGACGGTACGGCAGGGAGCTCGCTCGGACGCGTGTCCGGAGAGAGCGGTCCGTATCCGCTTCACGGCAGTGTGGGCGACTTCGGTACGGAAGCCGGTGCGGGCACCGGGCCGGGCGAGGCGGGCGAGGTGGTCGGCTATCGAGGCCCGACGGCCTGCGCGGCTGCCGGGATCACCTATCGACAGCTGGACTACTGGGCACGCACGGGGCTCGTGGAGCCGAGCGTGCGGCCCGCGTACGGATCGGGGACCCAGCGGCTCTACAGCTTCCGCGACGTCGTCGTGTTGAAGATCGTCAAGAGGTTCCTCGACACCGGGGTCGCCCTTCAGAACATCCGGGCCGCGGTGCAGCATCTGCGCGCGCGGGGCTTCCGCGACCTGGAGCGGATGACGCTCATGAGCGACGGGGCCACCGTGTACGAGTGCTCCTCGCCCGACGAGGTCGTCAGCCTGCTCCAGGGCGGGCAGGGTGTCTTCGGCATCGCCGTCGGAGTGGTGTGGAGGGACGTCGAGGCGGCGCTCTCGCAGCTGCACGGGGAGCGGGTCGACACCGGCGAGACGCTGGTCGGGAACAACCCGGGGGACGAGCTGGCGCGGCGGCGGCGGGACAAGGCCGTCTAG
- a CDS encoding bifunctional nuclease family protein yields the protein MNELDVVGVRVEMPSNQPIVLLREVGGDRYLPIWIGPGEATAIAFAQQGMAPPRPLTHDLFKDVLEAVGQELTEVRITDLRDGVFYAELVFASGVEVSARPSDAIALALRTGTPIFGSDGVLDDAGIAIPDEQEDEVEKFREFLDQISPEDFGTNSQ from the coding sequence GTGAACGAGCTCGACGTTGTGGGTGTCCGGGTGGAAATGCCCTCCAACCAGCCGATCGTGCTCCTGCGTGAAGTGGGAGGCGATCGGTACCTCCCCATCTGGATCGGACCGGGGGAGGCGACCGCCATTGCCTTCGCCCAGCAGGGGATGGCCCCTCCGCGGCCGCTGACGCACGACCTGTTCAAGGACGTGCTGGAGGCCGTGGGACAGGAACTCACCGAAGTCCGCATCACGGATCTGCGTGACGGGGTCTTCTACGCCGAGCTGGTCTTCGCCAGCGGCGTCGAGGTGAGCGCGCGCCCGTCGGACGCGATAGCCCTGGCCCTCCGGACCGGCACGCCGATCTTCGGCAGTGACGGTGTGCTGGACGATGCCGGCATCGCGATCCCGGACGAGCAGGAGGACGAGGTGGAGAAGTTCCGCGAGTTCCTCGACCAGATCTCACCGGAGGATTTCGGGACCAACAGTCAGTGA
- the ftsR gene encoding transcriptional regulator FtsR, translated as MLRTPTGGAGTGTASAGDRLVSIGTVLNQLRDEFPEVTISKIRFLEAEGLVEPRRTASGYRKFSPQDVERLAQILRMQRDHYLPLKVIREHLDALARGEQIPLPAPGRRRDLIEGAWETDPEPPTAARLGRAELLAAAEVTETELAEWESYGLISATEGGYDAETVTVARLVADLGRFGLEPRHLRAVKAAADREAGLIEQVVAPLRRHRNPQTRAHAEETARDLAAQSVRLHAALVQTALGIRLQ; from the coding sequence ATGCTGCGAACACCGACGGGCGGTGCCGGAACCGGCACCGCCTCCGCGGGCGACCGGCTGGTGAGCATCGGCACGGTGCTGAACCAGCTGCGCGACGAATTTCCCGAAGTGACCATCTCCAAGATCCGGTTCCTCGAGGCCGAGGGGCTCGTCGAGCCCCGGCGCACGGCCTCCGGATATCGCAAGTTCAGCCCGCAGGACGTGGAGCGGCTCGCTCAGATCCTGCGGATGCAGCGGGACCACTACCTTCCGCTCAAGGTCATCCGCGAGCACCTCGACGCCCTGGCCCGGGGGGAGCAGATCCCGCTCCCGGCCCCCGGGCGGCGGCGGGACCTGATCGAGGGGGCATGGGAGACGGACCCCGAGCCGCCCACCGCGGCGCGCCTCGGGCGGGCCGAGCTGCTGGCGGCGGCCGAGGTCACCGAGACCGAACTCGCCGAGTGGGAGTCGTACGGTCTGATCTCCGCGACGGAGGGCGGCTACGACGCCGAGACCGTCACCGTCGCCCGGCTCGTCGCGGATCTGGGCCGCTTCGGCCTCGAACCCCGGCACCTGCGGGCCGTGAAGGCGGCGGCGGACCGGGAGGCCGGGCTGATCGAGCAGGTCGTCGCGCCGCTGCGCCGGCACCGTAATCCGCAGACCAGGGCCCATGCGGAGGAGACCGCGCGGGACCTCGCCGCGCAGTCGGTGCGGCTCCACGCCGCCCTCGTGCAGACCGCGCTGGGGATTCGGCTCCAGTGA